In one window of Erwinia tasmaniensis Et1/99 DNA:
- a CDS encoding DUF979 domain-containing protein, with product MFQQAYLFWLAGTVLLAVALLSWRDKRNPRRLTTGLFWALYGLAFFIGDWVTNFMTARTLHISVGVGVVVMALVAGCGGVRLGSYSQRSVPQRERSAVRLGNLLFLPALMIPVVTVIGVLAFNHIPGLQQTVFGAGNHATLVTLFSMTLGCLLAWLVALKMTGESPTQSLQESRRLLDSIGWAFILPQILATLGLLFTSAGVGSAIAHLTESYLAVDNRFIAVVLYAVGMALLTMIMGNAFAAFPIVTAGIGIPILVLQHHGNPAVMAAVGMFCGYCGSLMTPMAANFNIVPARLLELPDRNAVIKAQIPTGLLLLTANIFLLYFMMFL from the coding sequence ATGTTTCAACAGGCTTATCTTTTCTGGCTGGCGGGCACCGTCCTGCTGGCGGTGGCGCTGCTGTCATGGCGTGATAAACGCAACCCGCGTCGCCTGACCACCGGGCTATTTTGGGCGCTATACGGTCTGGCCTTCTTTATTGGTGACTGGGTTACGAATTTTATGACCGCGCGGACGCTGCATATCAGCGTTGGCGTTGGTGTGGTGGTGATGGCGCTGGTTGCCGGCTGCGGGGGCGTCAGGCTCGGCAGCTATTCCCAGCGATCGGTGCCGCAGCGGGAACGGAGCGCGGTTCGTCTCGGCAACCTGCTGTTCTTACCGGCGCTGATGATCCCTGTCGTCACCGTGATTGGCGTGCTGGCGTTTAACCACATTCCCGGCCTGCAACAGACCGTTTTCGGTGCGGGTAACCATGCAACGCTGGTCACCCTGTTCTCCATGACGCTGGGCTGTCTGCTGGCCTGGCTGGTCGCGCTGAAAATGACCGGGGAAAGCCCTACGCAGTCGCTTCAGGAATCTCGCCGCCTGCTGGACTCGATCGGCTGGGCGTTTATCCTGCCGCAAATTCTGGCCACGCTGGGGCTGCTGTTCACCAGTGCGGGCGTGGGGAGCGCCATTGCTCACTTAACGGAAAGCTATCTGGCGGTGGATAACCGTTTTATCGCCGTGGTGCTGTATGCCGTGGGCATGGCGCTGTTAACCATGATTATGGGCAATGCCTTTGCCGCTTTCCCGATTGTGACCGCCGGCATCGGCATTCCCATTCTGGTGCTACAGCATCATGGCAATCCGGCGGTGATGGCGGCGGTCGGTATGTTCTGCGGTTATTGCGGCTCGCTGATGACGCCGATGGCGGCGAATTTTAACATCGTTCCGGCCAGGCTGCTGGAGCTGCCGGACAGAAACGCGGTGATCAAGGCTCAGATCCCCACCGGTCTGCTGCTGCTAACCGCCAATATCTTCCTTCTCTATTTCATGATGTTTTTGTGA
- a CDS encoding DUF969 domain-containing protein — translation MDAAVNLWPLVGIATVVVGFLLRFNPVIVVVVAGIITGLAARMPVGDILEKLGSGFLNTRNLPFILLLPLAIVGLLERHGLKERAQAWIARIRSATAGRLLIIYLLARELTAAMGLTSLGGHPQMVRPLLAPMAEGAAGNRYGELPDAVRYRLRAMAAATDNVGLFFGEDIFVAFGAIIFMHNFMQESAGIQTEPLHIALWGIPTAVCAFLIHAVRLHRMDKRLASELHGLNARALKQKEEP, via the coding sequence ATGGACGCTGCCGTAAACCTCTGGCCGCTGGTGGGTATTGCCACCGTCGTGGTCGGTTTCTTGTTACGTTTTAATCCGGTGATTGTGGTGGTGGTGGCCGGGATCATCACCGGGCTGGCGGCACGCATGCCGGTTGGGGATATTCTGGAAAAGCTCGGTTCCGGCTTTCTCAACACGCGCAATTTACCGTTTATCCTGCTGCTGCCGCTGGCGATCGTCGGCCTGCTGGAGCGTCACGGTCTGAAAGAGCGCGCGCAGGCGTGGATTGCGCGCATCCGCAGCGCCACCGCCGGACGGTTATTGATTATTTACCTGCTGGCACGCGAACTGACCGCGGCGATGGGGTTAACCAGTCTGGGCGGACATCCCCAGATGGTGCGGCCGCTGCTGGCACCGATGGCCGAAGGCGCGGCCGGCAATCGCTACGGCGAGCTGCCCGATGCGGTACGCTACCGCCTGAGGGCAATGGCCGCCGCAACGGATAATGTCGGCCTGTTTTTTGGTGAAGATATCTTTGTGGCGTTCGGTGCCATCATCTTTATGCATAATTTTATGCAGGAGTCGGCAGGGATACAGACCGAGCCGCTGCACATTGCCCTGTGGGGTATTCCCACCGCCGTCTGTGCTTTTCTGATCCACGCGGTGCGCCTGCATCGTATGGATAAACGCCTGGCCAGCGAGCTGCATGGCCTGAACGCCCGCGCGCTGAAGCAGAAGGAGGAGCCGTAA
- the pxpA gene encoding 5-oxoprolinase subunit PxpA: MKVDLNADLGEGCVHDRALLRLVSSANIACGFHAGDAQTMLQSVRWALESNVAIGAHPGFADRENFGRSPRHLPSETLYAQVVYQVGALKALAEGEGGKLVHVKPHGALYNQAAKDPALADAIALAVRAVDPALILVGLANSESIRAGERHGLTTRQEVFADRAYQSDGSLVARGQPGALVESDEQAIRQTLTMVQKGQVQSLSGEWVKVQADSICLHGDGPHALDFAHRLRQAFSLQGIDVSSS, translated from the coding sequence ATGAAAGTCGATCTTAATGCCGATCTCGGCGAAGGATGCGTGCACGACCGCGCGCTGTTGCGGCTGGTTTCGTCTGCCAATATCGCCTGTGGTTTTCACGCCGGTGACGCCCAGACCATGCTGCAATCGGTACGGTGGGCGCTGGAGTCCAACGTGGCGATTGGCGCGCATCCCGGCTTTGCCGATCGCGAGAACTTTGGCCGCAGCCCCCGTCATCTGCCGTCAGAAACCCTTTATGCCCAGGTGGTTTACCAGGTTGGTGCATTGAAAGCGCTGGCTGAGGGAGAGGGAGGGAAACTGGTGCACGTCAAACCGCACGGCGCGTTGTATAACCAGGCGGCAAAAGATCCGGCCCTGGCCGATGCCATCGCCCTCGCTGTCAGAGCCGTTGACCCTGCACTGATACTGGTCGGGCTGGCCAACAGTGAGTCAATTCGCGCCGGAGAACGCCATGGGTTAACCACGCGCCAGGAGGTGTTTGCCGACCGTGCTTATCAGAGCGACGGCTCGCTGGTGGCACGCGGTCAACCCGGCGCGTTGGTCGAAAGCGACGAGCAGGCCATCAGACAGACGCTAACGATGGTACAAAAAGGCCAGGTGCAGAGTCTGAGCGGCGAGTGGGTGAAGGTTCAGGCTGACAGCATCTGCCTGCACGGTGACGGCCCTCACGCGCTCGATTTTGCCCACCGGCTGCGTCAGGCGTTCAGCCTGCAAGGTATCGACGTCAGCAGCAGCTAA
- the pxpC gene encoding 5-oxoprolinase subunit PxpC gives MLNIIRAGIGSSIQDAGRTGWRQFGVSLCGVLDHPAAQTANMLVGNAPDSAVLEITLGGFCAEFERDGWIALTGTGCQAELDGKAVWTGWRCAVRKGQRLTLGLPQRGMRSYLAIDGGYSIREVMGSASTDLKAGFGGLAGRRLQDGDRVPLGRPEREFHQPVGVRQLPWGNRVRAIPGPEYHEFNAESRETFWRTPWRLNPQSNRMGYRLQGRQLRRDATRDMLSHGLIPGVVQVPPGGQPIVLMADAQTTGGYPRIACVIEADLWHLAQLRLGDPLHFVHCTLEEALQAKREQQRSLAQIKLGLAHESRS, from the coding sequence ATGCTGAACATTATCCGCGCCGGGATCGGCAGCAGTATCCAGGACGCGGGCCGCACGGGCTGGCGCCAGTTTGGCGTTAGCCTGTGTGGCGTACTTGACCATCCGGCAGCGCAAACCGCCAATATGCTGGTGGGTAACGCCCCTGACAGCGCGGTGCTGGAAATCACGCTGGGCGGTTTTTGCGCCGAGTTTGAGCGCGATGGCTGGATAGCGCTGACGGGCACCGGCTGCCAGGCCGAGCTGGACGGTAAAGCAGTCTGGACCGGATGGCGCTGCGCGGTGAGAAAAGGGCAGCGGCTCACGCTGGGTTTGCCCCAGCGCGGAATGCGCAGCTATCTGGCGATCGACGGCGGCTACAGCATCAGGGAGGTGATGGGATCTGCCAGCACCGATTTAAAAGCCGGGTTTGGTGGGCTCGCCGGGCGCAGGCTTCAGGACGGCGATCGCGTACCGCTCGGCAGGCCCGAACGTGAGTTTCATCAGCCTGTCGGCGTGCGCCAGCTGCCCTGGGGCAACCGGGTGCGCGCCATACCCGGTCCTGAATATCACGAATTCAACGCAGAGAGCCGGGAAACGTTCTGGCGCACGCCCTGGCGGCTTAATCCACAAAGTAATCGTATGGGATATCGCCTGCAGGGACGCCAACTGCGCCGCGACGCCACGCGCGATATGCTGTCGCATGGTCTGATACCCGGCGTGGTACAGGTGCCGCCGGGCGGGCAGCCGATAGTCCTGATGGCGGATGCTCAAACGACCGGAGGGTATCCGCGTATTGCCTGTGTCATCGAGGCCGATCTCTGGCATCTGGCGCAGCTGCGTCTGGGCGATCCGCTTCACTTTGTTCACTGCACGCTGGAGGAGGCGCTACAGGCAAAACGTGAGCAGCAGCGCTCTCTGGCACAAATAAAGCTGGGGTTAGCTCATGAAAGTCGATCTTAA
- the pxpB gene encoding 5-oxoprolinase subunit PxpB, translating to MQQARCYLLGERAVVLELDPPISLASQQRIWGLAQCLRDCREALEIIPGMNNITVLLRDPQQDAQSAVEWLQQHWAESEALELASRTIDIPVIYGGHYGPDLDEVARHSDMSASQVVACHAAMDYVVYFIGFQPGFPYLGGLDQRLHTPRRAEPRVRVPAGSVGIGGSQTGVYPVDAPGGWQLIGQTKTPLFTPAQEPPVLLRPGDRVRFVPQKEGIC from the coding sequence TTGCAACAAGCACGTTGTTACCTGCTGGGTGAACGCGCGGTGGTACTGGAGTTAGACCCTCCAATATCGCTTGCCAGCCAGCAACGGATCTGGGGATTGGCGCAATGTCTGCGAGATTGCCGTGAAGCCCTCGAAATTATCCCCGGCATGAACAATATTACCGTCCTGCTGCGCGACCCACAGCAAGATGCGCAGTCGGCCGTCGAGTGGCTACAGCAGCACTGGGCAGAAAGTGAAGCGCTGGAGCTGGCGTCGCGCACGATCGATATTCCGGTGATCTACGGCGGCCATTACGGCCCGGATCTGGACGAGGTGGCGCGTCACTCCGACATGAGCGCATCTCAGGTTGTGGCCTGCCACGCCGCGATGGATTACGTGGTTTACTTTATTGGTTTCCAGCCGGGTTTCCCCTATCTCGGAGGCTTAGATCAGCGGCTGCACACGCCGCGCCGCGCCGAGCCGCGCGTACGGGTGCCTGCCGGCTCCGTCGGGATTGGCGGCAGTCAGACCGGGGTGTATCCGGTGGACGCGCCCGGCGGATGGCAGCTCATCGGGCAGACGAAGACCCCGCTGTTCACGCCAGCACAGGAGCCTCCGGTGCTGTTGCGCCCCGGCGATCGCGTGCGTTTTGTGCCGCAGAAGGAGGGCATATGCTGA
- a CDS encoding type 2 GTP cyclohydrolase I, whose protein sequence is MQNTELEQRVNQLLNSANFSDYAPNGLQVEGRSDIKKVITGVTACQALLDEAVRRQADAVLVHHGYFWKNEAVAIKGMKRQRLKTLLANDINLFGWHLPLDAHPQLGNNATLAALFGIEVKGEVLPLVPWGEFTQPLSAAELTQRISQTLGREPLHCGDNAPAVIKRVAWCSGGGQGFIDAAAAFGVDAFITGEVSEQTIHSAREQGLHFFAAGHHATERGGIKALGDWLAAQHGLDVTFVDIDNPA, encoded by the coding sequence ATGCAAAATACTGAACTCGAACAGCGGGTTAACCAGCTTCTTAACAGCGCGAACTTTAGCGACTACGCGCCGAACGGGCTACAGGTTGAAGGGCGCAGCGACATTAAAAAAGTGATCACCGGCGTCACCGCCTGTCAGGCGCTGCTGGACGAGGCCGTACGCCGCCAGGCGGATGCGGTGCTGGTTCATCATGGCTACTTCTGGAAAAATGAAGCGGTGGCGATTAAGGGCATGAAACGACAGCGCCTCAAGACCCTGTTGGCGAACGATATTAATCTGTTTGGCTGGCACCTGCCGCTGGATGCGCATCCGCAGTTAGGGAATAACGCCACGCTGGCAGCGCTGTTTGGCATTGAGGTGAAGGGGGAGGTGTTACCGCTGGTTCCCTGGGGGGAATTCACGCAGCCGCTGAGTGCAGCAGAGCTGACGCAGCGTATCAGCCAGACGCTGGGGCGCGAACCGTTGCACTGTGGCGATAATGCCCCGGCGGTGATCAAACGCGTGGCCTGGTGCAGCGGCGGCGGTCAGGGCTTTATTGACGCGGCGGCCGCTTTCGGCGTTGATGCTTTTATCACCGGTGAAGTCTCGGAGCAGACGATACACAGCGCCCGTGAGCAGGGGCTTCACTTCTTTGCGGCCGGGCATCACGCCACCGAGCGTGGTGGCATCAAAGCGCTGGGTGATTGGCTGGCCGCGCAGCACGGACTGGATGTGACTTTTGTTGATATCGATAACCCTGCCTGA
- the phrB gene encoding deoxyribodipyrimidine photo-lyase, giving the protein MTTHLVWLRNDLRINDNHALYAACRSQQAKVIALFIATPEQWRAHHMAPKQAEFIWQSLQDVQQSLAAKGIALHVAQCDDFDASVPLLQAFCREHRVDRLFYNYQYEVNERQRDAAMEQALFEDDVVAQGFDDSLLLPPGSVLTGNREMYKVFTPFSKAFVKRLQQGLPECLPAPDVRQGGAIEAGADPLEPFNYPREDIDPSLFPSGEKAAIARLREFCQQAVTDYPDKRDLPASDGTSRLSVYLATGVLSPRQCLHRLLKQHSGALEDARVFVWLNELIWREFYRHLLVAFPALCRHQPFTRWTRNVKWREAPQHLTAWQQGKTGYPIVDAAMRQLNSLGWMHNRLRMITASFLVKDLLVDWREGERYFMSQLLDGDLAANNGGWQWAASTGTDAAPYFRIFNPTTQGERFDKDGEFIRRWLPELRDVPAEYIHQPHQWARKNQQTLDYPQPLVDHKQARQQTLDAFEAARKKRD; this is encoded by the coding sequence ATGACAACTCATCTGGTCTGGCTGCGCAACGATTTGCGCATCAATGATAACCATGCCCTGTATGCCGCCTGCCGTTCTCAGCAGGCTAAGGTCATCGCGCTATTTATTGCCACGCCGGAGCAGTGGCGCGCGCACCATATGGCACCGAAGCAGGCGGAGTTTATCTGGCAAAGTTTGCAGGATGTTCAGCAGTCGCTGGCGGCAAAGGGGATTGCTCTGCACGTTGCGCAATGCGATGACTTTGACGCCAGCGTGCCGCTGTTACAGGCCTTCTGTCGCGAACACCGCGTTGACCGCCTGTTTTATAACTATCAGTACGAAGTCAACGAACGGCAGCGTGATGCGGCGATGGAGCAGGCGCTTTTTGAAGACGACGTGGTGGCCCAGGGCTTTGATGACAGCCTGCTGCTGCCGCCCGGCAGCGTATTGACCGGTAATCGTGAAATGTACAAGGTCTTCACGCCGTTCAGTAAAGCCTTCGTCAAACGCCTGCAGCAGGGGCTGCCTGAATGCCTGCCGGCACCCGACGTACGGCAGGGCGGAGCGATTGAAGCGGGAGCCGATCCTCTGGAGCCGTTTAACTATCCGCGTGAAGACATTGATCCCAGCCTGTTCCCAAGCGGCGAAAAGGCGGCGATTGCCCGGCTGCGTGAGTTCTGTCAGCAGGCGGTCACCGACTATCCGGACAAGCGCGATCTGCCGGCCAGCGATGGCACCAGCCGCCTGTCGGTTTACCTTGCCACCGGCGTGCTGTCACCGCGCCAGTGTCTGCATCGCCTGCTGAAACAGCATTCGGGCGCGCTGGAAGACGCCAGGGTTTTTGTCTGGCTTAACGAGCTTATCTGGCGTGAATTTTACCGTCATTTACTGGTGGCCTTTCCCGCACTGTGCCGCCATCAGCCGTTTACCCGCTGGACCCGAAACGTGAAATGGCGCGAAGCGCCACAGCATCTTACCGCCTGGCAGCAGGGTAAAACCGGCTATCCCATCGTTGATGCGGCGATGCGCCAGCTTAACAGCCTGGGCTGGATGCATAATCGTTTGCGCATGATCACCGCCAGTTTCCTGGTGAAAGACCTGCTTGTCGACTGGCGTGAAGGCGAGCGCTATTTTATGTCGCAACTGCTGGACGGTGACCTTGCTGCAAATAACGGCGGCTGGCAGTGGGCGGCCTCGACCGGAACCGACGCCGCGCCTTATTTCCGCATTTTCAACCCCACTACCCAGGGGGAGCGTTTCGATAAAGACGGCGAGTTTATCCGCCGGTGGCTACCCGAGTTGCGTGACGTTCCGGCGGAATATATTCATCAGCCGCACCAGTGGGCACGGAAAAATCAGCAAACGCTCGATTATCCGCAGCCGTTAGTGGATCATAAGCAGGCACGCCAGCAAACGCTGGATGCTTTTGAGGCGGCGAGAAAAAAACGGGACTGA
- a CDS encoding YbgA family protein produces the protein MDKKIPVGISACLLGERVRFDGGHKRSEFAAQQLAPFLRYEPVCPEMAIGLPTPRPALRLTEAAQGEISLCFSNGNDLPVTEKMQAFSEQKVSQLHHLCGYIVCAKSPSCGMERVRIYQPDNNNNRKAGTGVFTRELMEKMPWLPVEEDGRLHDPLLRENFVARVYALHEFNQLWRAGLTRAKLMAFHTQYKLLLLAHSQPAYRQIGPFVAKMDQWASLEAFAHEYRQRLMDLMQQPATRTNHTNVLMHVQGYFRRELTSAQRQELAGVIDDYRQGLLPLLAPITLLKHYMTEFPHPWLAGQRYFAPYPEALRLRYGH, from the coding sequence ATGGATAAAAAAATTCCGGTTGGTATCAGCGCCTGTCTGCTGGGCGAGCGCGTGCGCTTTGACGGTGGACATAAACGCAGTGAATTTGCCGCACAGCAGCTGGCCCCTTTTCTTCGTTACGAGCCCGTATGCCCGGAGATGGCGATCGGACTGCCCACTCCGCGCCCCGCGCTGCGCTTGACCGAAGCGGCGCAGGGCGAGATATCGCTCTGTTTCAGCAACGGCAACGATCTGCCCGTCACGGAAAAGATGCAGGCGTTCTCAGAACAAAAAGTGAGCCAATTACATCATCTCTGCGGCTATATTGTCTGCGCTAAATCCCCCAGCTGTGGCATGGAAAGGGTGCGTATCTATCAGCCTGACAACAATAATAATCGCAAGGCCGGAACCGGAGTATTTACCCGCGAACTGATGGAGAAAATGCCGTGGCTACCGGTGGAAGAGGATGGCCGCCTCCACGACCCGCTGCTGCGTGAGAATTTTGTCGCACGTGTTTATGCCCTGCACGAGTTCAATCAGCTGTGGCGCGCCGGGCTGACGCGCGCCAAACTCATGGCGTTCCATACCCAATACAAACTGCTGCTGCTGGCCCACTCTCAGCCTGCTTATCGCCAGATCGGGCCTTTCGTTGCCAAAATGGACCAGTGGGCGTCGCTTGAGGCGTTTGCCCACGAGTACCGGCAGCGGCTGATGGATCTGATGCAGCAGCCGGCAACGCGCACTAACCACACGAACGTGCTGATGCATGTTCAGGGCTACTTTCGCCGTGAGCTGACTTCCGCACAGCGTCAGGAACTGGCAGGCGTGATAGACGACTATCGTCAGGGGCTGCTGCCGCTGCTGGCGCCGATAACCCTGCTGAAACACTATATGACGGAATTCCCACACCCGTGGCTGGCCGGGCAGCGCTATTTCGCGCCTTACCCGGAAGCGCTGCGCCTGCGCTACGGACATTAA
- the kdpE gene encoding two-component system response regulator KdpE, whose product MTTILIVEDEKEIRHFLRVALEGEGFRIVDAETLKRGLIEAATRKPQLVILDLGLPDGDGSQFIREIRQWSTIPVIVLSARSDEQDKIAALDAGADDFLTKPFGVGELLARVRVALRHHPQNGESGQAQIGFGSVSVDIAAHRVTRNGEALHLTPTEFRLLVSLLNHPGKVMTQRQLLMLVWGPNAVEHHHYLRIYMGHLRQKLEQDPARPQHLLTEIGVGYRFMP is encoded by the coding sequence GTGACCACCATTCTGATTGTTGAAGATGAAAAAGAGATCCGCCATTTTTTGCGCGTCGCGCTGGAGGGCGAAGGCTTTCGCATTGTCGATGCGGAAACCCTGAAGCGTGGCCTGATTGAAGCCGCAACGCGCAAGCCGCAGCTGGTGATCCTCGACTTAGGATTGCCAGACGGCGACGGCAGCCAGTTTATCCGCGAAATTCGCCAGTGGAGTACGATACCCGTGATTGTCCTCTCGGCGCGTAGCGATGAGCAGGATAAGATCGCCGCGCTGGATGCCGGTGCCGATGACTTCCTGACGAAGCCTTTTGGCGTGGGTGAGCTGCTGGCAAGAGTCCGGGTTGCGTTACGCCATCACCCGCAGAACGGGGAGAGCGGGCAGGCTCAGATCGGTTTCGGCAGCGTTAGCGTTGATATCGCGGCCCACCGCGTCACGCGCAACGGTGAGGCCCTGCACCTGACGCCCACGGAGTTTCGCCTGTTGGTCAGCCTGCTGAACCATCCCGGTAAAGTCATGACTCAACGCCAGCTACTGATGCTGGTATGGGGACCCAATGCGGTTGAACATCACCATTATCTGCGTATTTATATGGGCCACCTGCGGCAAAAGTTGGAACAGGATCCGGCACGTCCCCAGCATCTTCTGACCGAAATCGGGGTTGGCTATCGCTTTATGCCATAA